The window AGAACTTTATAATCTGTTGAATTCTGACGAACACAAAACTGAGATCGAACATTTTTCCATTGATCACAAGATCAAGTGGAATTTCATTCCTCCGCTCGCACCACACTTCGGTGGATTATGGGAATCAACAGTAAAACAATTTAAACATCATTTTAAACGTGTCGCTGGAAATCTAACATTGAATTTCGAGGAATTGAATACACTTGTCACAGAAATAGAAGCGATATTAAATTCCCGACCCCTCACCCCTTTATCCTCCGATCCTAACGATATAGTCGTGCTTTCTCCTGCACATTGCTTGATCGGCCAACCCATGACAAAATTGCCTGAAAGCGATTGGACCACTACGCCTTCCAATCGGTTGTCCGTATGGCAACACATAACGAAGGTACGACAACATTTCTGGCAACGCTGGCGGTTGGAATATTTAAATGAGCTTCAACAACGTCAGAAATGGACCAAAGGTGGCTCAAACCTGGAAGTGGGCACCCTTGTGCTTTTGAAGGATCGCAACGCGCCTTGTATGCAGTGGCCTATGGGACGCGTGACTGAGATTCATCCTGGCGACGACGGAATCGTACGCACAGCCACAGTTAAAACAGCTACTGGAGAATCTAAAAGATCCGTTAAATTGTTGTCTGTGTTGCCAATTGAGAAAGACTCTGATTAGTACATTTaagagtgaaaatattcatagTATTAAGATAAGATTCGTCTTAGTTTACGTTATACCTATTTGTTGATCGCTGAACACTCTCAACGGGGGGAGTATATGTTCGGTACAATTATTCGAATAGAGGAATTAGTATGTTATTCTCCAGTATCATTTAGAAAATAAGGATCCATTGTATTCGAGTTTTTTCTGTCACATGTGGTGCACAGACCCACAAAATGTATCCATAGGAATTTATAATCATTACAATAAGGGACTAGTCATAAAACTGCAACCTGACTCTAGCGTAGCTAAccttttaagaaattttattGCTTTAAGACTCGATGACATAGTCATATATCCTCTTTCAGTTTAGAGAAAGAAGATGGATGTAAAATATAGAAAACAGACCTTTTTTGTTGTCACCAAACGTTGCACACACACGCACCTCCTCCATTTTACAAATTATAACTGAGATAGAGAAGTCAAAAAATAGTCAGTGCGCACTGCAACCCCGAAGCGACCGCTCCGCTTGAGACAGGgttaaacaaaattaaaaagacGAAGTGACCGTTCCACTTCACATAAGTCTTGATCCAAGCAGATTCACTGCTTAGGGCATATGAAGTGACCGTTCCACTTCGCATAAACTTTGATCCAAGCAGATTTACTGCTTGGGCTTATTCCCAAAAAACATTATCGCAGCCCCGCGCAGAATTACTGCAACGGGCATTCTTAGATCTTAATATACGCCCTAATATTTTCTTGGAAATAAAACAGTACAAAAACGAAAATAGTGTGAGGTCATTGAATTGTGCTCTCCACATATAAAACAGGAACCATgcgtctttgagaaaaagtcgattatacatatgcgttgttacgagatcgtaggaatcactttttttggctgctcctagacgaaatctggcatcatattcggtttcagcacgtcaaataacaaaggaaactgatggaacatcgttttcttcgcgagtaaagctcacgaaaaactcaatcatagaagttgatttcgtgttcgatatgatggcatataacttgagtacacattgtcgtaggccgatgaacccgcgtgcaatagcttcgtctcgccgaactacacgagtgcaatgcgcggagtttgcgtgagaacgattaggcttcgagaaaaagtcgattatacatatgcgttgttacgacatcgtgggaataacttttttttggccgctcctagacgaaatctggcatcatattcggtttcagcacgtcaaataacaaaggaaagtaatgcaacatcgttcacTTCGCGACAACAGTtcacgaagaactcaatcatggaagttgatattcgtgttctatatgatggcatataacatgagtacacattgtcgtgggccaatgaaaccgcgtacaatagcttcgtctcgtcgaactacacgagtgcaatgcgcgaagtttgcgtggaaacgattaggcttccagaaaaggtcgattatacatatgcgtttttacgacatcgtgggaatcacttttttttggctgcacctagacgaactCTGGTATGatattcgctttcagcacgtcaaataaacAAGGGACCTGAGGCAAcctcgttttctgggcgaccacatttcacgaaaaactcaaacatagaagtacGGAAGTACTGAAGTACTGAAGttttatgccatcatatcgaacacgaatatcaacttctatgattgagtttttcgtgagctttactcgcgaagaaaacgatgttgcatcagtttgcttgggtatttgacgtgctgaaaccaaatatgatgccagatttcgcctaggtgcagccaaaaaaaagtgattgccacgaagtcgtaaaaacccatatgtataatagactttttctcgaagcttaatcgttctcacgcaaacttcgcgcaatgcactcgtgtagtccgacgagacaaagctattgtacgcggtttcatcgacctacgacaatgtgtactcaagttatatgccaacatatcgaacacgaatatcaactcctatgtttgagttgttcgtgaactgtggtcgcccagaaaacgatgttgcatcagttcccgtggttatccgacgtgctgaaaccgaatatgatgccagatatcgtctaggtgcagccaaaaaaagtgattcccttgaagtcgtaaatacgcatatgtataattgagcttttctcgaagccgaattgttcccacgcaaactgcccacattgtactcgtgtagttcgacgagacgaagctattgcacgtggtttcatcagcctacgacaatgtgtactcaagttatatgccatcatatcgaacacgaatatcaacttctatgattgagtttttcgtgagatgtggttgcgaaaaaaacgatgttgcatcagtttcctt of the Diachasmimorpha longicaudata isolate KC_UGA_2023 chromosome 13, iyDiaLong2, whole genome shotgun sequence genome contains:
- the LOC135168629 gene encoding uncharacterized protein LOC135168629, whose amino-acid sequence is MIIRETHLKQKHAGIQTTLYAIRQRYWILDGRNQVRKILRACIRCFRFRVNEIQYMMAKLPKSRVNVSRPFENVGMDFCGPFHIKEKKYRNRAFIKVYVCVFICMSVKAVHLEVVGDMTTDGFLAAFRRFISRRGVPKNCFSDNGLNFVGAKNDLEELYNLLNSDEHKTEIEHFSIDHKIKWNFIPPLAPHFGGLWESTVKQFKHHFKRVAGNLTLNFEELNTLVTEIEAILNSRPLTPLSSDPNDIVVLSPAHCLIGQPMTKLPESDWTTTPSNRLSVWQHITKVRQHFWQRWRLEYLNELQQRQKWTKGGSNLEVGTLVLLKDRNAPCMQWPMGRVTEIHPGDDGIVRTATVKTATGESKRSVKLLSVLPIEKDSD